The Tolypothrix sp. NIES-4075 genome contains a region encoding:
- the thrB gene encoding homoserine kinase: MSIVSCVTVTVPATTANLGPGFDCIGAALTLYNEFKFTRLDSGVIISVTGTGAQTVKTDESNLVYQAFVTFYQHLQQTPPPVKIEIKMDVPLARGLGSSATAIVGGLIGANLLAGEPLSQSQVMELAIAIEGHPDNVVPALLGGCRLAATADNAWEICEIPWHNHLVPVVAIPDFELSTKEARQVLPTQVSRADAIFNTAHLGLLLRGLETANNNWLKTALQDKLHQPYRKALIPGYDAVNSAALATGAYGMVISGAGPTLLALTDELHSQAVATAMTAAWKQQGISAIVRSLSLDTQGAILTIKP; this comes from the coding sequence TATCGTTTCTTGTGTAACTGTAACAGTTCCCGCCACAACCGCCAATTTAGGACCGGGTTTTGATTGTATTGGCGCAGCTTTGACGCTTTACAACGAGTTTAAATTCACTCGTCTTGACAGTGGGGTAATTATCTCTGTCACGGGTACGGGGGCCCAAACCGTTAAAACTGATGAGAGTAATCTAGTTTATCAGGCGTTTGTGACTTTCTACCAACACTTGCAGCAGACACCGCCACCTGTAAAAATCGAGATTAAAATGGATGTACCATTGGCACGGGGTTTAGGTAGTTCGGCAACAGCGATTGTTGGTGGATTAATTGGTGCTAATTTGTTGGCAGGTGAACCTTTAAGTCAGTCGCAGGTGATGGAGTTAGCGATCGCTATCGAAGGACATCCCGATAATGTCGTTCCCGCTTTGTTGGGTGGATGTCGTCTTGCTGCGACTGCTGACAACGCTTGGGAGATTTGTGAAATTCCCTGGCACAATCATCTTGTCCCAGTGGTAGCGATTCCTGATTTTGAGCTTTCAACTAAAGAAGCGCGGCAAGTTTTGCCAACTCAAGTAAGTCGTGCGGATGCAATTTTCAATACTGCACACTTGGGCTTATTGTTGCGCGGTTTGGAAACTGCCAACAATAATTGGTTAAAAACCGCTTTACAAGATAAGTTACATCAACCTTATCGAAAAGCGCTAATTCCGGGGTACGATGCTGTAAATTCAGCTGCGCTTGCTACTGGCGCTTATGGCATGGTAATTAGTGGTGCAGGACCGACGCTTTTAGCCTTGACGGATGAGTTGCATTCACAAGCTGTTGCGACAGCGATGACTGCTGCTTGGAAGCAACAAGGAATAAGTGCGATTGTGCGATCGCTTTCTCTTGATACTCAAGGTGCAATTCTCACTATTAAACCATAA
- a CDS encoding NAD(P)H-quinone oxidoreductase subunit 4 has product MNAVEFPWLTTIVLLPLVATLAIPVIPDKDGKTVRWYGLGIAIADFALMIYALWQNYDFQSSTFQLVESYPWIPQLNLNWSLALDGLSMPLILLTGLINTLAIFAAWKVTNKPRLFYGLMLAMYSAQLGVFLAQDLLLFFLMWEIELVPVYLLISIWGGQKRQYAATKFILYTAAASIFILIAGFAIAFSGDSVTFDMATLGMKQYPKAIEMLAYAGFLIAFGVKLPIFPLHTWLPDAHGEASAPGSMILAGVLLKMGGYALIRINMEMLPNAHVYFAPVLAILGVVNIVYGACCAFAQTNLKRRLAYSSIAHMGFVLIGIASYTEIGMSGAVLQMLSHGLIAASLFFLSGVTYERTHTLMMDKMGGMAKVMPRTFAVFTAGAMASLALPGMSGFVGELMVFLGIASSDVYSSSFKVVVVLLSAVGVILTPIYLLSMLRQVFYGKQNEELHLDATLPDIKPRELFITACLLLPIIGIGFYPKLATQTYDVKAVEVATHARQVLPVFAEQQPSSLYSRIFTSPTLADSQIESLVNIAE; this is encoded by the coding sequence ATGAATGCCGTTGAATTTCCTTGGTTAACAACCATAGTTCTCTTGCCTTTAGTGGCTACCCTAGCCATCCCTGTTATCCCAGATAAAGACGGCAAAACCGTCCGGTGGTATGGTTTGGGGATAGCGATCGCCGACTTTGCCTTAATGATTTATGCCTTGTGGCAAAACTACGATTTTCAAAGTTCAACATTCCAGCTTGTAGAAAGCTATCCTTGGATACCGCAGTTGAATTTGAATTGGTCACTAGCACTAGATGGTCTGTCGATGCCTTTGATACTGCTGACAGGCTTAATTAATACCCTCGCAATATTCGCGGCTTGGAAAGTAACAAACAAGCCGCGTTTGTTTTATGGGCTAATGTTGGCAATGTACAGTGCCCAGCTTGGCGTGTTTCTCGCTCAGGATTTGCTGTTATTCTTTTTGATGTGGGAAATCGAATTAGTGCCGGTGTACCTGCTTATTTCCATCTGGGGAGGACAGAAACGGCAATATGCAGCTACTAAATTTATTCTTTACACAGCTGCTGCATCAATATTTATTTTAATTGCGGGTTTTGCGATCGCATTCTCTGGAGATAGCGTCACCTTTGACATGGCAACTCTGGGAATGAAGCAATATCCCAAAGCTATAGAAATGTTGGCTTACGCAGGTTTCTTAATTGCCTTCGGGGTAAAGCTGCCGATTTTCCCTTTGCACACTTGGCTACCTGATGCCCACGGTGAAGCATCAGCACCAGGCTCGATGATTTTAGCAGGCGTATTGTTGAAGATGGGAGGATATGCCCTCATCCGCATCAATATGGAAATGCTGCCTAATGCTCATGTTTACTTTGCTCCAGTGCTGGCAATTTTGGGTGTAGTCAACATTGTTTACGGTGCTTGTTGCGCTTTTGCCCAAACTAATCTTAAGCGTCGTTTAGCTTACTCTTCGATCGCCCACATGGGGTTTGTGCTGATTGGCATCGCTTCCTACACTGAAATTGGTATGAGTGGTGCAGTGTTACAGATGCTTTCTCACGGTTTAATTGCCGCTAGCTTGTTCTTCCTTTCAGGGGTAACTTACGAACGCACCCACACCTTGATGATGGACAAAATGGGTGGGATGGCAAAAGTAATGCCCAGAACCTTTGCGGTATTTACCGCTGGTGCAATGGCTTCTCTGGCTTTACCTGGAATGAGTGGCTTTGTTGGTGAGTTGATGGTATTTCTCGGTATAGCTTCGAGTGACGTTTACAGTTCTAGCTTCAAAGTTGTAGTCGTTTTGCTATCAGCCGTGGGCGTGATTTTGACTCCGATTTACTTGCTGTCGATGCTGCGTCAAGTCTTCTACGGTAAGCAAAATGAAGAGTTACATTTAGATGCTACACTACCTGATATCAAGCCTCGCGAGTTATTTATTACTGCTTGTCTGCTGCTTCCCATCATCGGTATCGGCTTTTATCCTAAGTTAGCAACGCAGACTTATGATGTTAAGGCAGTGGAAGTTGCAACTCATGCGCGTCAGGTTTTGCCAGTATTCGCCGAGCAACAGCCATCAAGTCTCTACTCTCGTATTTTTACTTCTCCGACATTGGCTGATTCTCAAATTGAAAGTTTAGTTAATATTGCTGAGTAA
- the pgmB gene encoding beta-phosphoglucomutase, producing the protein MLNVSADNYQQKQLIDASFWHIIETEFEPKALHHKETVFTLGNGYLGTRGSFEEGYPEDCPATLIHGVYDDTSIAYTELVNCPSWLPLVVKVAGDRFSMDSGEILKYERRLDMRLGIVSRDVRWRSPNGHTLDFHFERFASLADQHVLAIRCQITSIDFAGDIEVEFQFNAEQDTQGVKHWQTLNQGSADNTIWLHSQTLHSEIQLGMAAKLVVKEDKENSSPTFVETRLIASLLPTSPSTCLQLQPKQTVTVEKIVTVFTSRETEKPMEAALQRLADEPCYSTLLAAHITAWDQVWQDNDIIIEGDSEAQLSIRYNLFQLLAVAPRHDDKVSIPPKTLSGFAYRGHIFWDTEIFILPLLTLTQPALARNLLTYRYHSLPGARRKAQEAGYKGAMYAWESATTGDEVTPRWVPDPNGNLVRIWCGDIEVHITADVAYAVWQYWQITGDDEWMRDYGAEIILDTAVFWESRVEWNQQRQCYDIRDVIGPDENHDRVDNNAFTNLMVQWHLQSALEMWDWLKQAYPDTWAHLGQQLDLVSERLQRWADIREHIFVNQDAQTGLIEQFEGFFGLEHVNLEDYEPRTKSMQGLLGIEATSEKQILKQPDVLMLLYLLRDRYDYKTLASNWDYYNPRTDHTYGSSLGPAINAILACDLNQTTEAYTHFQRAALVDLEDVRRNAGEGVHAASAGGVWQAVIFGFGGIRMTQFGPVACPNLPPNWTRLKFRLQWRNEWYDFDLKADEVAFQEDRENSSPLFPTADSPFQIQGVIFDLDGVLTDTSEFHYLGWKRLADEEGIPFDREANEAMRGLPRRESLLHILGDRPTTEEQIQEMMERKNRYYLEFMHTIKPDNLLPGVANLLQELRDAGVKVALGSSSKNAQTVIDRLGIADKLDVVADGYSVSQPKPAPDVFLFAAEKLGLSPSECVVVEDASAGVEGALVAGMRAVGLGPVERVGKAHVVLPSLENVCWQDLQQQIVTSDNQAVLVGGMAR; encoded by the coding sequence ATGCTTAATGTATCTGCTGATAATTATCAACAAAAACAACTAATTGACGCCTCTTTTTGGCACATTATTGAAACAGAGTTCGAGCCGAAAGCGTTACACCACAAAGAAACTGTCTTTACCCTTGGTAACGGTTACTTGGGCACGCGGGGAAGTTTCGAGGAAGGTTATCCCGAAGATTGCCCAGCCACACTAATTCATGGTGTGTATGATGATACAAGCATTGCCTACACGGAACTTGTCAACTGTCCAAGCTGGTTGCCTTTAGTGGTGAAAGTGGCAGGCGATCGCTTTAGTATGGATAGTGGTGAAATCCTCAAATACGAACGTCGGCTGGATATGCGTTTGGGTATAGTTAGCCGTGATGTGAGATGGCGATCGCCTAACGGTCATACTTTAGATTTTCACTTTGAGCGTTTTGCTTCTTTAGCAGATCAACATGTTTTGGCAATCCGTTGTCAAATCACATCAATAGATTTTGCAGGTGATATCGAAGTTGAATTTCAGTTTAACGCAGAACAAGATACCCAAGGTGTAAAACACTGGCAAACTCTCAACCAAGGTAGCGCTGATAATACTATCTGGCTACACAGCCAAACTCTTCACTCAGAAATTCAATTGGGGATGGCTGCTAAGTTGGTGGTGAAGGAAGACAAGGAGAATTCTTCCCCCACTTTTGTAGAGACGCGATTAATCGCGTCTCTACTTCCCACCTCTCCATCTACCTGTTTGCAATTACAGCCAAAGCAAACGGTAACTGTAGAAAAGATTGTTACAGTGTTTACTTCCAGGGAAACTGAAAAGCCGATGGAAGCTGCGCTGCAACGGTTAGCTGATGAACCTTGTTACAGCACATTGCTAGCGGCTCACATCACCGCTTGGGATCAAGTTTGGCAAGACAATGACATAATTATTGAAGGCGACAGCGAGGCTCAACTCAGCATCCGTTACAATCTTTTTCAATTGCTGGCAGTTGCACCGCGTCACGACGACAAAGTAAGCATTCCTCCCAAAACCCTCTCTGGTTTCGCTTATCGCGGACATATTTTTTGGGATACAGAAATTTTTATATTGCCCTTGTTGACTTTAACTCAACCCGCCTTGGCGCGTAACTTGCTTACCTACCGTTACCACAGTTTACCAGGAGCGCGACGCAAAGCTCAAGAAGCTGGATACAAAGGGGCAATGTATGCGTGGGAAAGTGCCACAACTGGGGATGAAGTTACTCCGCGCTGGGTTCCCGATCCCAATGGCAATTTAGTTCGCATTTGGTGCGGTGACATTGAAGTGCATATCACAGCTGATGTAGCTTATGCAGTTTGGCAATACTGGCAGATTACCGGCGATGATGAGTGGATGCGCGATTATGGTGCGGAAATTATTTTAGATACGGCTGTTTTCTGGGAAAGTCGGGTTGAATGGAATCAACAGCGCCAATGTTACGATATTCGTGATGTGATTGGACCTGATGAAAATCACGATCGCGTCGATAATAATGCTTTCACCAATTTGATGGTGCAATGGCATTTACAATCAGCTTTGGAGATGTGGGACTGGCTAAAACAAGCTTATCCCGATACCTGGGCACATCTGGGGCAACAACTCGATTTAGTTAGTGAAAGATTGCAACGCTGGGCTGATATACGAGAGCATATATTTGTTAATCAAGATGCACAAACTGGCTTGATTGAGCAATTTGAAGGCTTTTTCGGGCTAGAACATGTCAACTTAGAAGACTACGAACCTCGCACCAAATCTATGCAAGGGTTGCTGGGAATTGAAGCCACCAGCGAAAAGCAAATCCTCAAACAGCCTGATGTGTTGATGTTATTGTATTTGCTGCGCGACCGCTATGACTACAAAACCCTCGCTAGCAATTGGGACTATTACAACCCCCGCACCGACCACACTTATGGTTCTTCTCTGGGTCCTGCAATTAACGCCATTTTAGCTTGCGACCTCAACCAAACAACCGAAGCATACACTCACTTTCAGCGGGCAGCGTTGGTAGACTTGGAAGATGTCCGACGTAACGCAGGTGAAGGAGTTCACGCAGCCAGTGCTGGTGGAGTTTGGCAAGCTGTGATTTTCGGGTTTGGCGGTATCCGCATGACTCAATTTGGTCCTGTAGCTTGTCCTAATTTACCACCTAATTGGACACGCCTCAAGTTTCGCTTGCAATGGCGCAATGAGTGGTATGACTTTGATTTGAAAGCCGATGAAGTTGCTTTTCAAGAAGATAGAGAAAATTCTTCCCCCCTCTTTCCCACTGCCGATTCCCCCTTTCAAATTCAGGGTGTCATTTTTGACTTAGATGGCGTTTTAACTGATACCTCAGAGTTTCACTATTTAGGTTGGAAGCGACTAGCAGATGAGGAGGGTATTCCTTTTGACCGCGAGGCAAATGAAGCGATGCGAGGATTACCGCGTCGAGAATCGCTATTGCATATATTAGGCGATCGCCCGACAACCGAAGAGCAAATTCAGGAGATGATGGAACGTAAAAACCGCTACTACCTCGAATTCATGCACACTATCAAGCCAGATAATCTGCTGCCTGGAGTAGCGAATTTATTACAGGAATTGCGAGATGCTGGGGTTAAAGTCGCTTTAGGTTCATCTAGTAAAAATGCCCAAACTGTCATTGATCGCTTGGGTATTGCTGATAAATTAGATGTTGTAGCTGATGGTTACAGCGTCTCCCAACCGAAACCAGCACCAGATGTATTTCTATTCGCAGCCGAAAAATTAGGGCTTTCACCCTCCGAGTGTGTGGTGGTGGAAGACGCAAGCGCAGGTGTAGAAGGTGCGCTTGTTGCGGGAATGCGAGCTGTTGGGCTTGGTCCTGTGGAAAGAGTAGGTAAAGCGCATGTTGTCTTACCCAGTTTGGAAAACGTTTGCTGGCAAGATTTACAGCAGCAAATAGTTACAAGCGATAACCAAGCTGTACTTGTAGGTGGAATGGCAAGATAA
- a CDS encoding two-partner secretion domain-containing protein, producing MSGLRSTHWGWFLGIAITSISSANCAIAQITPDSSLPNNSRVTTQNNISNIDRGTQRGSNLFHSFLQFSLPNSADVANFLTIPAINNVIVRVTGVGAPFISNINGTIQTSNPANFFLLNPNGIIFGRGATLNVGGAFLGTTASRLNFQDGTQFSTTDPTALLTITAPIGLGLTQGAGNISVQSSFLSAGDTNNFSDFALVGGNVSLDDTILRTPGNRVELGGLAAAGTVGLNVVGNNLSLSFPDAAARADVSLNNGTEVNVLAGGGGSIAVNARNLDILGDSNLLAGIDQGLGTVDSVAGDITLNATGEIKVVGENSNIFNVALPQALGKGGNLIINTQQLLVQDGAQINTDTFGAGNAGNLTVTADSVQLIGTSADGQFPSGLFTSAAPSSTGNSGDLRINTQQLLVRDGAQVSAGTFGAGNGGNLTVTADSVQLIGTSADGQFPSGLFTSAAPGLIGNAGNLRINTQQLLVRDGAQVSAGTSGAGNGGNLTVTADSVQLIGTSADGQFTSALSAQAEAGSTGNAGNLTINTQQLLVQDRAQVSASTFGAGNGGNLTLTANNVQLIGSSGLFTQANPGLTGNAGDLTLNTQQLLVRDGARVNAGTFGAGKGGNLTLTAQGVQLIGSGSGLSAQANPGSTGNAGDLTLNTQQLLVKDEATISVRSLGTGTAGNLTVNARSVRLDNNALVTADTRSNSIDPNREQATITLRSRDLILTRGSNITTNATGSNVIGGNINVNTDVLAAVESSNIRANSANYRGGRVIITTQGFILSPDSTITATGANPELNGTVQINTPDIDSTEGLIKLPASVVSTPGLVSSSCAAFADEGGSKFTVTGRGGFPPSPDDFLSPDVVWSDTRLLATTAQQPKPKTPAAKPSSKPKAIAIVPATGWVTNDKGEITLISSVSNPTNFVSAPVTCPNR from the coding sequence CATCAGCAATATTGACAGAGGAACGCAAAGAGGAAGCAATTTATTCCACAGTTTTTTACAATTCTCCCTGCCAAATTCTGCTGATGTAGCTAATTTCCTAACTATCCCCGCAATTAATAATGTAATTGTTCGCGTCACCGGGGTAGGAGCGCCTTTTATCTCCAACATCAACGGGACAATTCAAACTAGCAATCCTGCTAATTTCTTTCTACTCAACCCTAACGGCATTATATTTGGTCGAGGTGCAACACTAAATGTTGGTGGTGCTTTTTTAGGAACTACCGCTAGCAGACTTAACTTTCAAGATGGAACGCAATTTAGTACAACCGATCCAACTGCCCTACTAACGATAACTGCACCCATTGGTTTGGGGTTGACGCAAGGAGCAGGGAATATTAGTGTACAATCTTCGTTTCTCTCTGCTGGAGACACGAACAACTTTAGCGACTTTGCGCTGGTGGGAGGTAATGTATCCCTGGATGATACAATTTTACGGACTCCGGGAAATCGCGTCGAGTTGGGAGGATTAGCAGCAGCAGGAACGGTGGGGTTAAATGTTGTTGGTAATAATCTAAGTTTGAGTTTTCCCGATGCAGCGGCACGAGCAGATGTGTCACTTAACAATGGCACTGAAGTTAATGTTCTAGCTGGAGGTGGCGGTAGTATTGCAGTCAACGCCCGCAATCTAGATATTTTGGGAGACAGTAACCTTTTGGCTGGTATAGACCAAGGTTTAGGGACGGTTGACTCTGTTGCGGGGGACATTACGCTTAATGCCACAGGAGAAATAAAAGTTGTTGGGGAAAACAGCAATATCTTTAATGTTGCGCTACCGCAAGCATTGGGGAAGGGGGGTAATTTAATAATCAATACCCAACAATTGCTGGTGCAAGATGGGGCACAAATAAATACTGACACATTTGGTGCAGGCAATGCGGGTAATTTGACCGTTACTGCTGACAGCGTACAATTAATTGGTACTTCTGCTGATGGTCAGTTTCCTAGCGGCTTGTTTACTAGTGCAGCTCCAAGCTCAACAGGGAATTCCGGAGACCTGAGGATTAATACACAACAGTTGCTAGTGCGAGATGGGGCACAAGTTAGTGCTGGCACTTTTGGTGCGGGAAATGGGGGGAATTTGACCGTTACTGCTGACAGCGTACAATTGATTGGTACTTCTGCTGATGGTCAGTTTCCCAGCGGCTTGTTTACTAGTGCAGCTCCAGGCTTAATAGGCAATGCTGGCAACCTGAGGATTAATACACAACAGTTGCTAGTGCGAGATGGGGCACAAGTTAGTGCTGGCACTTCTGGTGCGGGAAATGGGGGGAATTTGACCGTTACTGCTGACAGCGTACAATTAATTGGTACTTCTGCTGATGGTCAGTTTACCAGCGCCTTGTCTGCTCAAGCTGAGGCAGGCTCAACAGGGAATGCCGGTAACCTGACAATTAATACACAACAGTTGCTAGTGCAAGATCGGGCACAAGTAAGTGCTAGCACATTTGGTGCAGGCAATGGAGGAAATTTAACTCTTACTGCTAACAACGTGCAACTGATTGGTTCCAGTGGCTTGTTTACTCAAGCTAACCCAGGCTTAACAGGGAATGCCGGCGACCTGACGCTTAATACTCAACAGTTGCTGGTGCGAGATGGGGCAAGAGTAAATGCTGGAACATTTGGTGCAGGTAAAGGGGGAAATTTGACCCTTACGGCTCAAGGAGTGCAACTGATTGGTTCTGGCAGCGGCTTGTCTGCTCAAGCTAACCCAGGCTCAACAGGAAATGCTGGAGACTTGACGCTTAATACTCAACAGTTGCTGGTAAAAGATGAAGCAACAATATCTGTGAGAAGTTTAGGAACAGGTACAGCAGGCAATTTAACAGTAAATGCTCGCTCTGTTCGTTTAGACAATAACGCCCTCGTAACTGCTGACACCCGCAGCAACAGCATTGACCCAAATCGAGAGCAAGCAACTATCACCTTACGTTCCAGAGATTTAATCTTAACTCGTGGCAGCAACATCACCACCAACGCTACAGGCAGCAATGTCATCGGTGGCAACATTAACGTTAACACCGATGTTTTAGCCGCCGTCGAAAGTAGCAACATCAGGGCAAATTCTGCTAACTATCGTGGGGGTCGGGTAATCATCACGACTCAAGGCTTTATTCTCTCCCCCGACAGTACTATCACCGCAACTGGGGCAAATCCTGAGTTAAATGGCACTGTGCAAATCAATACACCCGATATAGATTCCACTGAAGGACTGATAAAACTGCCTGCATCTGTAGTTAGTACTCCTGGGCTAGTTTCCTCTAGCTGTGCTGCTTTTGCTGACGAAGGGGGCAGTAAATTTACTGTCACCGGACGCGGTGGTTTTCCACCCAGCCCTGACGATTTCCTCAGCCCTGATGTAGTATGGTCAGATACTCGCCTTCTGGCTACGACAGCCCAGCAGCCTAAACCCAAGACACCTGCTGCTAAACCATCATCTAAACCTAAGGCGATCGCAATCGTACCTGCAACTGGCTGGGTAACCAACGACAAGGGGGAAATAACGCTGATTTCCTCTGTGTCTAATCCTACTAATTTTGTGTCTGCTCCTGTTACCTGCCCTAATCGCTGA